A single genomic interval of Daucus carota subsp. sativus chromosome 1, DH1 v3.0, whole genome shotgun sequence harbors:
- the LOC108211617 gene encoding gamma-glutamyl peptidase 5, producing the protein MGGKRFGVLLCADDSDYVKKKYGGYFGVFVEMLAEEGETWDVFRVAAGELPSDDLIGLYDGFVITGSCSDAYGNDIWICKLLNLLHKLVSSKKQILGICFGHQILGRALGGKIGRATTGWDIGVTKVQLSSSSKLFSSLKMPASLSVIECHRDEVWELPPQVEVVAWSEKTGVEMFRYGDHIMGIQGHPEYTKDILLHLIDRLLQRNFILESYADNVKSKVDTGEPDREAWKKLCTSFLKKKL; encoded by the exons ATGGGCGGAAAGAGATTTGGTGTTCTCTTATGTGCAGATGACTCAGATTACGTGAAAAAGAAGTACGGAGGGTATTTCGGAGTTTTTGTGGAAATGCTGGCGGAGGAAGGGGAAACCTGGGATGTTTTCAGAGTCGCAGCTGGTGAGTTACCCTCCGACGATCTTATCGGACTCTACGATGGCTTTGTTATTACCGGGAGCTGTAGTGATGCTTATGGTAATGATATTTGGATCTGCAAGCTCTTGAATCTGCTACATAAGTTGGTTTCTAGCAAGAAACAAATTCTTGGTATTTGCTTCGGTCACCag ATATTGGGACGTGCACTGGGTGGAAAGATCGGTAGAGCAACCACAGGATGGGACATTGGTGTTACTAAAGTTCAGCTCTCATCATCATCTAAGTTGTTCTCATCTTTGAAGATGCCTGCTTCCTTGTCAGTGATCGAATGCCATCGCGATGAG GTGTGGGAGCTTCCTCCTCAGGTCGAGGTCGTGGCATGGTCCGAGAAGACAGGGGTGGAGATGTTCAGGTATGGTGATCATATTATGGGCATCCAGGGTCACCCTGAGTACACAAAGGATATACTACTCCATCTGATTGATCGTCTCCTCCAACGCAATTTTATTCTG GAGTCTTATGCTGACAACGTGAAGTCGAAAGTGGATACAGGTGAACCGGATAGAGAAGCGTGGAAGAAGTTGTGTACCAGTTTCCTCAAGAAAAAGCTGTGA